The sequence CATTAGAAAGTAAGTTAGCTGCTTCTTTAATAGTGTCATTAGGATTTAAAAATAGAAGATCTAAAGTGGCAATATCTTTAACTGTTTTTTTAGGAATACTTCTTATTGTAGTAGTGTCTAAAAGAAGTATATTATCCATATCATCCCTACCAACTATTTCACCAATAATTCCAAGATTATTGACTGGAGTTGGACCAATTCGAACAGTATCGCCAAGATCTAAGTCTTTAATACTTCCTAAAACTTTAATAGCTGCTTCACATTCACCAGGGTTAGGAATACTAGTAAATTCAATTTTAGCTACAGAAACTCCTTCAAGACGATTTCCATCCTTAAACATTGGAACTTTAGATTCGTTATCAGTTACTGAAATGTTTAATGTGTGATAAGCTTCTATTGTAGGTTTATAACCCCCACGAGGTCCTGGAACTCCTTTAACCAAACTCAAACTCCTAAGAGATTGCATTTGATTACGGATAGTTCCCGGGTTTCTATTCATAACTTCAGCTATGTCTTCTCCCTTTATTGATTTACCATCTGATGTTTGATACAAATTTATAAGTGTTTGAAGAATCTCCTTTTGTACAGATGTAAGCATAACGCCACCAGCTAATATATTTTTATTTATTAAGAATTATCTTATATAATTAAGAATTTATCATTAATATTAATTATAAATTGTCTTTTAATAATATAAATATGTTTGTTTTTATAATAAAAAAATGGATATAAATATTGATAATTATGTAAACTCGAATAATATAGAAATAATTTAAAAAATAAAAACCAAAATAAAAACAAATGAAAGAAAAAATAAGGAAAAATAAAAAGGATAAATGAAAATAAAAAACTAAAATAAAGAAAAAATAAGGAAAAATAAAAAGAAAAAATAAATAAAAACTAAAATGAAGAAAAAATAAGGAAAAATAAAAAGAATAAATAAAAAGAAAAAATAAAACAAATAAAAGAAAAAGTAAGTAAATTAGTAAAAATTAATAAAATATATAATTATCTATAATTTATTTATCTATAATTTGTAATAGCTTTCTACTTCTAAATCACTTGGAATCTCAGTAGGGTATTCTTCATTTATACAACCTAAACACAGTTCTTCAGCTGGAATTCCAATTGCATCAACAAGGTCATCCAAATCAATGTATCCTAAAGAATCAACACCTAATTTATCTTTTATCTCTTCAACAGAATTATTAGCTGCAATAAGTTCTTTTTTAGTAGCCATAGCCACTCCATAGAAACATGGAGCAATTACAGGAGGGCATCCAATCATTAGATGAATTTCTTTTGCACCCGCTTCTCTAAGAACTTCAATTAATGACTCAGAAGTAGTTCCACGAACAATACTATCATCAATAAGAACTATTTTTTTGCCTTTAAGCTCAGATACAAGAGGATTCATTTTTAGCTTAACAGCTAACTCCCTTTCATTTTGAGTTGGCATTATAAAAGTTCGACCTACATATCTATTTTTAATTAAGCCTTCACCATATGGAATTCCAGAAGCTCTTGAATATCCAATAGCTGCAGGAATTGAAGAATCAGGAACAGGCATTACAACATCAGCATCCACAGGAAACTCTTCAAATAATTTTTTTCCAATATTCAATCTAACTTGATATACATTTTTTCCATCAATAGTACTATCTGGTCTGGCAAAATAGACATATTCAAACATACAATGAGAGTTTTTAGTCGTAGCAGCTTTTTCGATTATATGAGAATTAATTTTATCATTATCAAAATAGATAATTTCTCCAGGTTTAACATCACGGATGAAATTAGCTCCAATAACATCAAAAGCAACAGTTTCAGAAGCTACAATAAAAATATCGTCTTTTTCAGCAATAGCTAATGGTTTCATTCCAGCAGGATCACGAATAGCATATAAATCACCATTAACCATTATAACAAGAGAATAAGAACCCATAATAATATGAGATAGATTTTCTAAAGATTCAATCATATCATTATTTTTAGAAAATTCTTTTTTAATCAAATGACACAAAATTTCAGAATCTGTATCAGAAATAAATTCAACACCTTCATCTATCAATTCCCTACGTAGCTGTCCAGAATTGATAATATCCCCATTATGAGCAATAGCTATAGTATAATCATTAAAAGTAGTAACAAATGGTTGAGAATTTTCAAACTTTGATTGACCAGTAGTTGAATATCTTACATGACCAATGCCTACTTCACCATTTAGTTCATTGATCATATCTCCCCTAAAGGCATCAATCAAAAGTCCCATGCCACAATGATGATTCAAACCATTATGATCACCATTTGTATCATTTGTAATGTTATCACAATTAAAAGTAGCTATTCCTGCAGATTCTTGGCCTCTATGCTGTAAAGCATGTAAACCATAATAAATAAAAGAAGAAACGTCCTTAGATGAATCTTTAGAGTATATTCCAACAATACCACATTTATCTTTCAAGTCATAATCTCCGTAGTTTATTATTATAAAATTGAATTATAATATATATTATAATATATTAATTATTAATTAATTTAAAAATGGTTATTTTATTAAACTGATATCTATTAAATCATTTTTCATTTTAAATATATTTCATAAACTTAAATAATTTTTATAGTATATATCATTTAAAACATACATAGTTTTTATAATAATTATAACAGTTTATAAAAATCCATTAAGATTTATAAAAAATCATTAAATAGAAATAATTCATAATGAATTATATATTAATTATTTTTATTTTCTAATATAAATATTTTTAATTTAACAACATTTAATCCCAAAATTACAAAACCAATCTAAAAATACTAGACCTAATCCCAAAAGTTTCGGAATTGATTTGTAATATCATAATCATAGTCTTCATCTTCATCAATATATTTGTTATTACGACTATTATGATATTTATCATCAGATTTTTCATGATTATGTTCTTTATTATCATATTCACTTTTAGAACCATCATAATAATTGCCAGAATCTTTAGAAGAATCACTGTAAGATTCTTTATAAGAATCTTTATGGTAACTCTTATCAGAATCCCTTTTAGAATCATTATAATAACTATTAGAATATTTTTCATAATTATTATTTTCAGATTTTTGCTTTTTTTTATAGTAATCAATCATTTCTTCTTGAAGTTCATTATTATCATTTTCAACAAAAATAAGGGCCGTTTTTACAATTTTAAGCCAATCTACAGCATCTGATTTAGAAATAGTACCAATATAATCCTGACCAACAAGAACATTTTCAGGTCTAAATTTATTTGTTGCGATTACAACTTTATCAACATCTTCATCTGATAAAGCTTCATTAAAAATTTCAACCCAAAGTTCTTTAATTAGAAAAATCTCTAATAAATTTTTAGAATGCATATTAGAGTAACGAGATTTGAAATCAGTGAAATCAAGTTTAATTTCATCAATATGATTTTGAAGATCTTTTATTTCTTTATTTAACTCTTCATTTATTGTACGAAGATTTTTAGCTTCTTCAATTAACATATCATTTTCAAGAGATGTTTTTTCATTGATAGCTTGAGAATTTTCTAGATTTTTATTTAATTTAAGAATTTCTGATTTAACTTGGTTTACATTAGAAATATCAAAAATAGAAGCAAATCCTGCCCGAATTATTGAATTTTTTACCTCATTTTCAACATTTTTAATATCA is a genomic window of Methanobrevibacter sp. TMH8 containing:
- a CDS encoding CBS domain-containing protein, which translates into the protein MLTSVQKEILQTLINLYQTSDGKSIKGEDIAEVMNRNPGTIRNQMQSLRSLSLVKGVPGPRGGYKPTIEAYHTLNISVTDNESKVPMFKDGNRLEGVSVAKIEFTSIPNPGECEAAIKVLGSIKDLDLGDTVRIGPTPVNNLGIIGEIVGRDDMDNILLLDTTTIRSIPKKTVKDIATLDLLFLNPNDTIKEAANLLSNEVIDGAPVIENNKILGILTLSDIVWALAESKEGLKVKEVMQKDVVTVNQNMKVANAVEIMYKQNIGRLILVDDNDVPKGIITKTDVVNSITNLEDFPVIKSNNQS
- the purF gene encoding amidophosphoribosyltransferase; its protein translation is MKDKCGIVGIYSKDSSKDVSSFIYYGLHALQHRGQESAGIATFNCDNITNDTNGDHNGLNHHCGMGLLIDAFRGDMINELNGEVGIGHVRYSTTGQSKFENSQPFVTTFNDYTIAIAHNGDIINSGQLRRELIDEGVEFISDTDSEILCHLIKKEFSKNNDMIESLENLSHIIMGSYSLVIMVNGDLYAIRDPAGMKPLAIAEKDDIFIVASETVAFDVIGANFIRDVKPGEIIYFDNDKINSHIIEKAATTKNSHCMFEYVYFARPDSTIDGKNVYQVRLNIGKKLFEEFPVDADVVMPVPDSSIPAAIGYSRASGIPYGEGLIKNRYVGRTFIMPTQNERELAVKLKMNPLVSELKGKKIVLIDDSIVRGTTSESLIEVLREAGAKEIHLMIGCPPVIAPCFYGVAMATKKELIAANNSVEEIKDKLGVDSLGYIDLDDLVDAIGIPAEELCLGCINEEYPTEIPSDLEVESYYKL